One genomic segment of Vespa velutina chromosome 10, iVesVel2.1, whole genome shotgun sequence includes these proteins:
- the LOC124952611 gene encoding GATOR complex protein Iml1 isoform X5 has product MKLFKLIVHQKNFSGEDLIINPKDYPGIKTGDVVEIYHPEDEFSRLLLQVTSFKEDLQGRETISVENNVATMFQLRTFADVYMNIVNPEDVALDSVELTFKDQYMGRSEMWRLKNSLVNTCVYMNKKIEFCGGSIRCQVYEMWSQGDRVACGVITDDTKVVFRSSTSMVYLFIQMSSEMWDFDIHGDLYFEKAVNGFLADLFQKWKKNGSNHEVTIVLFSRTFYNATSLEEFPNHMRECLQHDYRGRFYEDFYRVAVQNERYEDWSNVLVQLRKLFTDYQKFVLEYHQRPDVSMPKAINSTAAQGNFLEVLNMSLNVFEKHYLDRSFDRTGQLSVVITPGVGVFEVDRELTNVTKQRVIDNGVNSDLVCVGEQPLHAVPLLKFHNKDTSINAPDDYSMPHWINLSFYSTNKKIPYSTFIPRIKLPQKVSKHSMDNGRLNCKTKLLQEDPRECLHNSLFDYDAYDAQVFQLPHVHTSSSLQRVTTRTKKTSVACIETHNNAHILKLLKRKMSDPDIHHPSPETHALIPAAARSAAISIPHRTESVENNDSNEETNVSRTSIKSDITDSEISPPFRPVVGSAGSPTNSISQPANIVRPSRALINPFDPSHVTIKLTSNRRRWSHIFPKGPTGVLIQQHHYQAVPAQSHPEPQSDTTSTLSGSPMEQITTTSNPHHISRSASQIGFQDHTKGKFQRINLIGGDRVSNTNSSGTNKSLTLLWGATGEQEWTPALTTAIIGVDWKSLTIPACLPITTDYFPDKRSLQNDYVVSDYNLLPDDVNADFAQQRAVYKKPLTTAEVFKELVSQRLAQGFQLILLPPINKNQNNTSGSGTAAPISSVMRGRQAESEPKEEYLLSIGRIFHKISLYGNSITVTRYRPRHPYPPFNIHYRYRFHAPHHDTYEVSWVSFTTEKLENYNWNYLDHYICTRGHTDFALVETLKYWRFRVFLLPMNNFATRKILEGSSKCDIYTPASAAEQASLMDGFLRFIEGWLNKIRRPHPNKNWTPTVLSGVPPRDPASHLTRRRHSTSLIFLTNQTSLVSSSPFRERLGSNRLPEKPRPRSGSKVMDRGRVSPASEAVLPLALEQQQQDHFETNEDSANMELTKLKSNATNAEILEAMKHPQTGVGFLTQHPSLPSQTFVSADAVQWLSNNTEGGVTVESAINTIKGMIQETLICHASGDFSKPFILGFYLYHIVQDKENQKAADYSPPLGDLQSFENEWVEVEMKAPKGWCEPTTTTTATTTTTTTTATITTTTTTTTTATATTTITTTTTTTTTTTTTTTAGTAAVAAAAAAAAAAAAATAATTATNLPTVSSPISIPNYDTVDESNVPLFLRDDLDLTNFLEEKELNVPPYKHTHLDIDINNKSDRIEWGHLRYQSVYMIDHSYELVVQWVASSGSIVADLIFIWQRKAQMCGIQMVPIPSDLLALPFTLKSDPLRGPIFIPLDTECLMGNKKFLFEEFREDTYAQRLFLFQEAILRRFGFIPCLIESSENDHQYVHVTGNAFILVPSTKTTRPRQRTGTNIVRRNTGQKRYPVHPEQPSPHEAYITRHVSGKSKDDYNVDRRMGFLWSWNHMISRKWKSLSTSAGDELFQKKIIQDFKHFCSNGDNRLKQFWDSCWELKEKSCTYLK; this is encoded by the exons ATGAAGCTTTTTAAACTAATTGTAcatcaaaaaaattttagtggtgaagatttaataattaatcccAAAGATTATCCAGGCATAAAAACTGGAGATGTCGTTGAAATTTATCATCCTGAAGATGAGTTCAGCCGCTTACTCTTACAGGTTACATCTTTCAAAGAAGATCTTCAGGGACGAGAAACAATTAGTGTCGAAAATAATGTAGCGACGATGTTTCAATTAAGAACTTTTGCTGatgtttatatgaatatagtAAATCCAGAAGATGTAGCACTGGATTCGGTTGAATTAACATTTAAAGATCAATATATGGGACGTAGTGAAATGTGGAGATTAAAAAATAGCTtg GTGAATACTTGCGTTTATATGAATAAGAAGATAGAATTTTGTGGAGGTAGCATTCGATGTCAAGTATATGAAATGTGGTCTCAAGGTGATAGAGTTGCTTGTGGTGTTATTACTGATGACACTAAG GTAGTCTTTCGTTCTTCAACAAGTATggtttatctttttattcaaatgAGCTCAGAAATGTGGGATTTTGATATTCATGGTGatctttatttcgaaaaagcaGTAAATGGATTTTTAGCAGACTTGTTtcaaaaatggaagaagaatgGTAGTAATCATGAAGTAACAATAGTTTTGTTTTCAAGAACATTTTATAATGCCACGAGTTTAGAAGAATTTCCAAATCATATGAGAGAGTGTTTACAACATGATTATAGAGGTCGATTTTATGAAGATTTTTATAGAGTAGCAGTACAGAATGAAAGATATGAAGATTGGAGTAATGTATTGGTACAATTACGTAAATTGTTTACTGATTATCAAAAGTTTGTATTGGAATATCACCAAAGACCAGATGTTAGTATGCCAAAAGCAATAAATTCTACAGCAGCACAAGGAAATTTTTTAGAAGTTTTGAACATGTCATTAAATG TTTTTGAAAAACATTATCTTGACCGTAGTTTTGATAGAACAGGTCAATTATCAGTCGTAATAACTCCTGGAGTAGGTGTATTTGAAGTTGATAGAGAATTGACAAATGTTACTAAACAAAGGGTTATTGATAATGGAGTAAACAGTGATTTAGTTTGTGTTGGAGAACAACCATTGCATGCAGTTCCTTTATTAAAG tTTCATAATAAAGATACATCTATAAATGCACCAGATGACTACAGTATGCCTCATTGGATTAATCTTAGTTTTTAttcaacaaataaaaaaataccttATTCTACCTTTATACCACGCATAAAATTGCCTCAAAAGGTGTCAAAACATTCTATGGACAATGGTAGattaaattgtaaaactaAGCTTTTACAAGAAGACCCTAGGGAATGCTTGCataattctttatttgatTATGATGCTTATGATGCTCAAGTTTTTCAATTGCCACATGTTCATACTTCAAG tagTTTGCAAAGAGTTACTACAAGAACTAAAAAAACAAGTGTGGCATGCATTGAGACTCATAATAATGCTCACATATTAAAGCTTTTAAAACGTAAAATGTCAGATCCTGATATTCATCATCCATCACCTGAAACACATGCATTAATACCAGCAGCCGCAAGAAGTGCTGCAATCTCTATACCTCATCGGACAGAAAGtgttgaaaataacgattctaatgaGGAAACAAATG TATCAAGAACATCTATCAAAAGTGATATAACCGATTCTGAAATATCACCACCATTCAGACCAGTTGTTGGAAGTGCTGGTAGTCCAACTAATTCAATTTCCCAACCTGCAAATATAGTTAGACCTAGCAGAGCACTTATTAATCCTTTTGATCCCTCACATGTTACTATAAAATTGACCAGTAATAGGCGCAGATGGAGCCATATTTTTCCTAAAG GTCCAACGGGTGTTTTGATACAACAACATCACTATCAAGCTGTTCCCGCACAGTCACATCCTGAACCCCAGAGTGATACTACTTCAACGTTGAGTGGATCTCCTATGGAGCAAATTACAACTACCAGCAATCCACATCATATATCAAGATCAGCTTCTCAAATTGGATTTCAAGATC aTACAAAAGGGAAGTTTCAGCGCATAAATTTGATAGGTGGAGATAGAGTATCAAATACTAATTCATCTGGAACTAATAAGAGTTTAACTCTTTTATGGGGTGCCACTGGTGAACAGGAGTGGACACCAGCACTTACAACAG CAATCATAG gTGTTGATTGGAAGTCATTAACAATTCCAGCTTGTTTGCCTATTACTACAGATTATTTCCCAGATAAAAGGAGTTTACAAAATGATTATGTAGTTTCGGATTATAATCTGTTACCAGATGATGTAAATGCGGATTTTGCACAACAACGAGCGGTTTATAAAAAACCTTTAACAACTGCAGAAGTCTTTAAAGAGCTCGTTTCACAGAGATTGGCTCAA GGTTTTCAGCTAATTTTATTACCACCtatcaataaaaatcaaaataatacgTCTGGTAGTGGTACAGCTGCACCCATAAGTTCTGTAATGCGAGGAAGACAAGCAGAATCTGAACCAAAAGAAGAATACTTGCTTAGCATTGGtcgaatttttcataaaatatcacTTTATGGTAACTCTATAACAGTTACAAGATACAGACCAAG GCACCCTTATCCACCATTTAATATCCATTATCGATATAGATTTCATGCTCCTCATCATGATACATATGAAGTATCATGGGTATCTTTTACAACAGAGAaacttgaaaattataattggaACTATTTAGATCATTATATATGCACAAGAGGACATACTGATTTTGCTTTAGTAGag ACTCTTAAATATTGGAGGTTCAGAGTATTCTTGCTGCCAATGAACAATTTTGCAACTCGAAAAATTTTGGAAGGTTCATCAAAatgcgatatatatacaccagCTTCTGCAGCTGAGCAAGCTTCTCTTATGGATGgatttttacgttttatagAAGGATGGTTGAATAAAATACGACGTCCGCATCCTAATAAAAATTGG ACCCCCACAGTTCTAAGTGGTGTTCCTCCAAGAGACCCTGCCTCTCATTTGACCAGACGCAGGCACAGCACGAGCCTAATATTCCTCACTAACCAG ACCAGTCTAGTCAGCAGCTCTCCCTTTAGAGAACGACTTGGAAGCAACCGTCTACCAGAGAAACCACGACCAAG ATCTGGTTCAAAAGTAATGGATAGAGGAAGAGTTTCCCCTGCAAGTGAAGCAGTTCTTCCTCTTGCTTTggagcaacaacaacaagatcACTTTGAAACTAATGAGGATag TGCTAACATGGAATTAACAAAGTTGAAAAGTAATGCTACAAATGCAGAAATTTTAGAAGCTATGAAACATCCACAAACTGGAGTAGGATTTCTTACACAACATCCATCTTTACCAAGTCAAACTTTTGTTAGTGCTGATGCAGTTCAATGGTTAAGTAATAATACAGAGGGTGGTGTTACTGTAGAAAGTGCCATCAATACTATAAaa gGAATGATTCAAGAAACGCTTATTTGTCATGCATCTGGAGATTTTTCTAAACCTTTTATATTAGgattttatttgtatcataTAGTTCAAGATAAGGAAAACCAAAAAG CTGCTGATTATTCGCCACCTTTGGGTGATCTTCAAAGTTTTGAAAATGAGTGGGTGGAAGTTGAAATGAAAGCTCCCAAAGGTTGGTGTGAACCAACTACTACAACTACTgctacaactactactactactactactgctactattactactactactactactactactactgctactgctactactactattactactactactactactactactactactactactactactactgctggtactgctgctgttgctgctgctgctgctgctgctgctgctgctgctgctgctactgctgctactactgctactaatTTACCAACAGTATCATCTCCTATATCTATACCCAATTATGATACTGTTGATGAATCGAATGTACCACTATTTTTAAGGGATGATCTAGATTTAACAAATTTCttggaggaaaaagaattgaacg TACCAccatataaacacacacatctAGATATTGATATCAATAACAAAAGTGATAGAATAGAGTGGGGGCATCTTAGGTATCAATCTGTATATATGATCGATCATTCTTATGAACTTGTAGTGCAATGGGTAGCTTCGTCTGGTAGCATTGTAGCTGACCTT ATATTCATCTGGCAACGCAAGGCTCAAATGTGCGGAATTCAAATGGTACCAATTCCAAGTGATTTGTTAGCTTTACCATTTACTTTAAAGAGTGATCCTTTAAGAGGTCCTATTTTTATACCACTCGATACAGAATGTCTtatgggaaataaaaaatttctatttgaag aaTTTCGTGAAGATACATATGCTCAgagattattcttatttcaagAGGCCATATTACGAAGATTTGGTTTCATACCATGTTTGATTGAAAGTTCTGAAAATGATCATCAATACGTTCATGTAACCGGAAATGCTTTTATACTTGTTCCATCTACAAAAACTACCAGACCACGTCAACGTACCGGCACTAATATAGTAAGACGAAATACGGGACAAAAAAGATATCCAGTACATCCGGAGCAACCAAGTCCACATGAAGCATATATTACACGTCATGTTAGTGGGAAAAGTAAAGATGATTATAATGTAGATAGACGA atggGATTTCTTTGGTCATGGAATCATATGATTAGCCGAAAGTGGAAATCATTATCCACTTCAGCTGGCGATGAAttgtttcaaaagaaaattattcaagattTTAAACACTTTTGTTCAAATGGAGATAATAGGTTGAAGCAATTTTGGGATTCTTGTTGggagttgaaagaaaaaagttgtaCATATTTAAAGTAG
- the LOC124952611 gene encoding GATOR complex protein Iml1 isoform X4 has product MKLFKLIVHQKNFSGEDLIINPKDYPGIKTGDVVEIYHPEDEFSRLLLQVTSFKEDLQGRETISVENNVATMFQLRTFADVYMNIVNPEDVALDSVELTFKDQYMGRSEMWRLKNSLVNTCVYMNKKIEFCGGSIRCQVYEMWSQGDRVACGVITDDTKVVFRSSTSMVYLFIQMSSEMWDFDIHGDLYFEKAVNGFLADLFQKWKKNGSNHEVTIVLFSRTFYNATSLEEFPNHMRECLQHDYRGRFYEDFYRVAVQNERYEDWSNVLVQLRKLFTDYQKFVLEYHQRPDVSMPKAINSTAAQGNFLEVLNMSLNVFEKHYLDRSFDRTGQLSVVITPGVGVFEVDRELTNVTKQRVIDNGVNSDLVCVGEQPLHAVPLLKFHNKDTSINAPDDYSMPHWINLSFYSTNKKIPYSTFIPRIKLPQKVSKHSMDNGRLNCKTKLLQEDPRECLHNSLFDYDAYDAQVFQLPHVHTSSSLQRVTTRTKKTSVACIETHNNAHILKLLKRKMSDPDIHHPSPETHALIPAAARSAAISIPHRTESVENNDSNEETNVSRTSIKSDITDSEISPPFRPVVGSAGSPTNSISQPANIVRPSRALINPFDPSHVTIKLTSNRRRWSHIFPKGPTGVLIQQHHYQAVPAQSHPEPQSDTTSTLSGSPMEQITTTSNPHHISRSASQIGFQDHTKGKFQRINLIGGDRVSNTNSSGTNKSLTLLWGATGEQEWTPALTTGVDWKSLTIPACLPITTDYFPDKRSLQNDYVVSDYNLLPDDVNADFAQQRAVYKKPLTTAEVFKELVSQRLAQGFQLILLPPINKNQNNTSGSGTAAPISSVMRGRQAESEPKEEYLLSIGRIFHKISLYGNSITVTRYRPRHPYPPFNIHYRYRFHAPHHDTYEVSWVSFTTEKLENYNWNYLDHYICTRGHTDFALVETLKYWRFRVFLLPMNNFATRKILEGSSKCDIYTPASAAEQASLMDGFLRFIEGWLNKIRRPHPNKNWHAMFQTPTVLSGVPPRDPASHLTRRRHSTSLIFLTNQTSLVSSSPFRERLGSNRLPEKPRPRSGSKVMDRGRVSPASEAVLPLALEQQQQDHFETNEDSANMELTKLKSNATNAEILEAMKHPQTGVGFLTQHPSLPSQTFVSADAVQWLSNNTEGGVTVESAINTIKGMIQETLICHASGDFSKPFILGFYLYHIVQDKENQKAADYSPPLGDLQSFENEWVEVEMKAPKGWCEPTTTTTATTTTTTTTATITTTTTTTTTATATTTITTTTTTTTTTTTTTTAGTAAVAAAAAAAAAAAAATAATTATNLPTVSSPISIPNYDTVDESNVPLFLRDDLDLTNFLEEKELNVPPYKHTHLDIDINNKSDRIEWGHLRYQSVYMIDHSYELVVQWVASSGSIVADLIFIWQRKAQMCGIQMVPIPSDLLALPFTLKSDPLRGPIFIPLDTECLMGNKKFLFEEFREDTYAQRLFLFQEAILRRFGFIPCLIESSENDHQYVHVTGNAFILVPSTKTTRPRQRTGTNIVRRNTGQKRYPVHPEQPSPHEAYITRHVSGKSKDDYNVDRRMGFLWSWNHMISRKWKSLSTSAGDELFQKKIIQDFKHFCSNGDNRLKQFWDSCWELKEKSCTYLK; this is encoded by the exons ATGAAGCTTTTTAAACTAATTGTAcatcaaaaaaattttagtggtgaagatttaataattaatcccAAAGATTATCCAGGCATAAAAACTGGAGATGTCGTTGAAATTTATCATCCTGAAGATGAGTTCAGCCGCTTACTCTTACAGGTTACATCTTTCAAAGAAGATCTTCAGGGACGAGAAACAATTAGTGTCGAAAATAATGTAGCGACGATGTTTCAATTAAGAACTTTTGCTGatgtttatatgaatatagtAAATCCAGAAGATGTAGCACTGGATTCGGTTGAATTAACATTTAAAGATCAATATATGGGACGTAGTGAAATGTGGAGATTAAAAAATAGCTtg GTGAATACTTGCGTTTATATGAATAAGAAGATAGAATTTTGTGGAGGTAGCATTCGATGTCAAGTATATGAAATGTGGTCTCAAGGTGATAGAGTTGCTTGTGGTGTTATTACTGATGACACTAAG GTAGTCTTTCGTTCTTCAACAAGTATggtttatctttttattcaaatgAGCTCAGAAATGTGGGATTTTGATATTCATGGTGatctttatttcgaaaaagcaGTAAATGGATTTTTAGCAGACTTGTTtcaaaaatggaagaagaatgGTAGTAATCATGAAGTAACAATAGTTTTGTTTTCAAGAACATTTTATAATGCCACGAGTTTAGAAGAATTTCCAAATCATATGAGAGAGTGTTTACAACATGATTATAGAGGTCGATTTTATGAAGATTTTTATAGAGTAGCAGTACAGAATGAAAGATATGAAGATTGGAGTAATGTATTGGTACAATTACGTAAATTGTTTACTGATTATCAAAAGTTTGTATTGGAATATCACCAAAGACCAGATGTTAGTATGCCAAAAGCAATAAATTCTACAGCAGCACAAGGAAATTTTTTAGAAGTTTTGAACATGTCATTAAATG TTTTTGAAAAACATTATCTTGACCGTAGTTTTGATAGAACAGGTCAATTATCAGTCGTAATAACTCCTGGAGTAGGTGTATTTGAAGTTGATAGAGAATTGACAAATGTTACTAAACAAAGGGTTATTGATAATGGAGTAAACAGTGATTTAGTTTGTGTTGGAGAACAACCATTGCATGCAGTTCCTTTATTAAAG tTTCATAATAAAGATACATCTATAAATGCACCAGATGACTACAGTATGCCTCATTGGATTAATCTTAGTTTTTAttcaacaaataaaaaaataccttATTCTACCTTTATACCACGCATAAAATTGCCTCAAAAGGTGTCAAAACATTCTATGGACAATGGTAGattaaattgtaaaactaAGCTTTTACAAGAAGACCCTAGGGAATGCTTGCataattctttatttgatTATGATGCTTATGATGCTCAAGTTTTTCAATTGCCACATGTTCATACTTCAAG tagTTTGCAAAGAGTTACTACAAGAACTAAAAAAACAAGTGTGGCATGCATTGAGACTCATAATAATGCTCACATATTAAAGCTTTTAAAACGTAAAATGTCAGATCCTGATATTCATCATCCATCACCTGAAACACATGCATTAATACCAGCAGCCGCAAGAAGTGCTGCAATCTCTATACCTCATCGGACAGAAAGtgttgaaaataacgattctaatgaGGAAACAAATG TATCAAGAACATCTATCAAAAGTGATATAACCGATTCTGAAATATCACCACCATTCAGACCAGTTGTTGGAAGTGCTGGTAGTCCAACTAATTCAATTTCCCAACCTGCAAATATAGTTAGACCTAGCAGAGCACTTATTAATCCTTTTGATCCCTCACATGTTACTATAAAATTGACCAGTAATAGGCGCAGATGGAGCCATATTTTTCCTAAAG GTCCAACGGGTGTTTTGATACAACAACATCACTATCAAGCTGTTCCCGCACAGTCACATCCTGAACCCCAGAGTGATACTACTTCAACGTTGAGTGGATCTCCTATGGAGCAAATTACAACTACCAGCAATCCACATCATATATCAAGATCAGCTTCTCAAATTGGATTTCAAGATC aTACAAAAGGGAAGTTTCAGCGCATAAATTTGATAGGTGGAGATAGAGTATCAAATACTAATTCATCTGGAACTAATAAGAGTTTAACTCTTTTATGGGGTGCCACTGGTGAACAGGAGTGGACACCAGCACTTACAACAG gTGTTGATTGGAAGTCATTAACAATTCCAGCTTGTTTGCCTATTACTACAGATTATTTCCCAGATAAAAGGAGTTTACAAAATGATTATGTAGTTTCGGATTATAATCTGTTACCAGATGATGTAAATGCGGATTTTGCACAACAACGAGCGGTTTATAAAAAACCTTTAACAACTGCAGAAGTCTTTAAAGAGCTCGTTTCACAGAGATTGGCTCAA GGTTTTCAGCTAATTTTATTACCACCtatcaataaaaatcaaaataatacgTCTGGTAGTGGTACAGCTGCACCCATAAGTTCTGTAATGCGAGGAAGACAAGCAGAATCTGAACCAAAAGAAGAATACTTGCTTAGCATTGGtcgaatttttcataaaatatcacTTTATGGTAACTCTATAACAGTTACAAGATACAGACCAAG GCACCCTTATCCACCATTTAATATCCATTATCGATATAGATTTCATGCTCCTCATCATGATACATATGAAGTATCATGGGTATCTTTTACAACAGAGAaacttgaaaattataattggaACTATTTAGATCATTATATATGCACAAGAGGACATACTGATTTTGCTTTAGTAGag ACTCTTAAATATTGGAGGTTCAGAGTATTCTTGCTGCCAATGAACAATTTTGCAACTCGAAAAATTTTGGAAGGTTCATCAAAatgcgatatatatacaccagCTTCTGCAGCTGAGCAAGCTTCTCTTATGGATGgatttttacgttttatagAAGGATGGTTGAATAAAATACGACGTCCGCATCCTAATAAAAATTGG CATGCTATGTTTCAGACCCCCACAGTTCTAAGTGGTGTTCCTCCAAGAGACCCTGCCTCTCATTTGACCAGACGCAGGCACAGCACGAGCCTAATATTCCTCACTAACCAG ACCAGTCTAGTCAGCAGCTCTCCCTTTAGAGAACGACTTGGAAGCAACCGTCTACCAGAGAAACCACGACCAAG ATCTGGTTCAAAAGTAATGGATAGAGGAAGAGTTTCCCCTGCAAGTGAAGCAGTTCTTCCTCTTGCTTTggagcaacaacaacaagatcACTTTGAAACTAATGAGGATag TGCTAACATGGAATTAACAAAGTTGAAAAGTAATGCTACAAATGCAGAAATTTTAGAAGCTATGAAACATCCACAAACTGGAGTAGGATTTCTTACACAACATCCATCTTTACCAAGTCAAACTTTTGTTAGTGCTGATGCAGTTCAATGGTTAAGTAATAATACAGAGGGTGGTGTTACTGTAGAAAGTGCCATCAATACTATAAaa gGAATGATTCAAGAAACGCTTATTTGTCATGCATCTGGAGATTTTTCTAAACCTTTTATATTAGgattttatttgtatcataTAGTTCAAGATAAGGAAAACCAAAAAG CTGCTGATTATTCGCCACCTTTGGGTGATCTTCAAAGTTTTGAAAATGAGTGGGTGGAAGTTGAAATGAAAGCTCCCAAAGGTTGGTGTGAACCAACTACTACAACTACTgctacaactactactactactactactgctactattactactactactactactactactactgctactgctactactactattactactactactactactactactactactactactactactactgctggtactgctgctgttgctgctgctgctgctgctgctgctgctgctgctgctgctactgctgctactactgctactaatTTACCAACAGTATCATCTCCTATATCTATACCCAATTATGATACTGTTGATGAATCGAATGTACCACTATTTTTAAGGGATGATCTAGATTTAACAAATTTCttggaggaaaaagaattgaacg TACCAccatataaacacacacatctAGATATTGATATCAATAACAAAAGTGATAGAATAGAGTGGGGGCATCTTAGGTATCAATCTGTATATATGATCGATCATTCTTATGAACTTGTAGTGCAATGGGTAGCTTCGTCTGGTAGCATTGTAGCTGACCTT ATATTCATCTGGCAACGCAAGGCTCAAATGTGCGGAATTCAAATGGTACCAATTCCAAGTGATTTGTTAGCTTTACCATTTACTTTAAAGAGTGATCCTTTAAGAGGTCCTATTTTTATACCACTCGATACAGAATGTCTtatgggaaataaaaaatttctatttgaag aaTTTCGTGAAGATACATATGCTCAgagattattcttatttcaagAGGCCATATTACGAAGATTTGGTTTCATACCATGTTTGATTGAAAGTTCTGAAAATGATCATCAATACGTTCATGTAACCGGAAATGCTTTTATACTTGTTCCATCTACAAAAACTACCAGACCACGTCAACGTACCGGCACTAATATAGTAAGACGAAATACGGGACAAAAAAGATATCCAGTACATCCGGAGCAACCAAGTCCACATGAAGCATATATTACACGTCATGTTAGTGGGAAAAGTAAAGATGATTATAATGTAGATAGACGA atggGATTTCTTTGGTCATGGAATCATATGATTAGCCGAAAGTGGAAATCATTATCCACTTCAGCTGGCGATGAAttgtttcaaaagaaaattattcaagattTTAAACACTTTTGTTCAAATGGAGATAATAGGTTGAAGCAATTTTGGGATTCTTGTTGggagttgaaagaaaaaagttgtaCATATTTAAAGTAG